In Burkholderia sp. WP9, a genomic segment contains:
- a CDS encoding MFS transporter: MSSQPVRTNASLALGDEQAALQDSKTQRYIQLMLLVIAAGAIYPILYLRQVYQPTMLEVFHITDSQLGYLYSSLGTIFLVSYLPSGWLADRIATRLLICFSLIATGALGLWYSTAPSFPMLMMIFGGWGLSTGLTFWAAVIKRVTMIAGTHEQGRFFGLLDGGRGLIEAMLATIAITLFAWMTQTKGAPVAAGFKLVVYMYAFLCIALGVVLALVKDPQGTEDAAANRAARQRNNVLVDLKTLAKIPELWLVAAIVFCGYQVFWATYSFSAYLHEGEIGLTVVMAGTITTLKLWMRPIGGIGGGFLGDRYSKVSVLVIALFLAALSLVGLMAAPRISSHVLLVFLVLFIGILTYAIRGLYWSLLDRCNIPVATMGLAIGLISVLGYSPDVFLPLINGYLTQTFPGVFGYQLYFGYVAAMAALGGFAGLALRNMLNRKEVA, from the coding sequence CGCACTGCAAGACAGCAAGACGCAGCGCTATATCCAGCTGATGTTGCTGGTGATCGCAGCCGGCGCGATCTACCCGATTCTGTATCTGCGGCAGGTGTATCAGCCGACCATGCTCGAAGTGTTCCACATCACCGATAGCCAACTCGGATATCTGTATTCGTCGCTGGGCACGATTTTTCTGGTGAGTTATCTGCCGAGCGGCTGGCTCGCGGACCGCATCGCGACGCGTCTGCTGATCTGTTTTTCGCTGATCGCCACCGGCGCGCTCGGGCTGTGGTATTCGACCGCGCCGTCGTTTCCCATGCTGATGATGATCTTCGGCGGCTGGGGTTTGTCGACCGGCCTGACGTTCTGGGCCGCCGTCATCAAACGCGTGACGATGATCGCCGGCACGCATGAGCAGGGTCGTTTCTTCGGCTTGCTCGACGGCGGACGCGGCCTGATCGAAGCCATGCTCGCGACAATCGCGATCACGCTGTTCGCATGGATGACGCAAACCAAAGGTGCACCGGTCGCGGCCGGTTTTAAGCTGGTGGTGTACATGTACGCGTTTCTGTGCATTGCGCTCGGCGTCGTGCTCGCGCTTGTCAAAGACCCGCAAGGCACCGAAGACGCAGCCGCCAATCGCGCCGCGCGTCAACGCAACAACGTGCTGGTCGACCTGAAGACGCTCGCGAAGATTCCCGAACTGTGGCTGGTTGCCGCCATTGTGTTCTGCGGCTATCAGGTGTTCTGGGCCACTTACAGTTTCTCTGCGTATCTGCATGAAGGTGAGATCGGCCTGACGGTCGTGATGGCCGGCACGATCACCACGCTCAAGCTGTGGATGCGGCCGATCGGCGGCATTGGTGGCGGCTTTCTGGGCGACCGCTATTCGAAGGTGTCGGTGCTCGTGATCGCGCTCTTTCTCGCCGCGCTGTCGCTCGTGGGACTGATGGCGGCGCCGCGTATTTCGAGCCACGTGCTGCTGGTTTTCCTGGTGTTGTTCATCGGTATTCTGACTTACGCGATTCGCGGCCTGTACTGGTCGCTGCTGGACCGCTGCAATATTCCGGTCGCCACGATGGGTCTTGCGATCGGCCTGATCTCCGTGCTCGGTTATTCGCCGGACGTGTTCCTGCCGCTCATCAACGGTTATCTGACGCAGACGTTCCCGGGCGTCTTCGGCTACCAGCTCTACTTCGGCTATGTCGCCGCCATGGCGGCGCTCGGCGGCTTTGCCGGGCTCGCGCTGAGAAACATGCTCAATAGAAAAGAGGTTGCGTAA